The DNA window TTCACCTCAAACGACCACAGCAAAAACTGCTTCCTCATCTCTAGCTGTTGTAACTACTAGTTTTATCACTACCTCTGCCTCTTCAAGTTCAACTGTATTTCCAGTTGCCTCTGGTGGGGCACTTGAAGCTGAGACAGGAAACAGTCCGACATCCATGGCAGCCTCAGTTTCCCATCCTGGTCAGTTAGAAAAAACAGATTCTTCTTCTCAGTTAGAAAAAACAGATTCTTCTTCTGCAGCTACAGTAAGTGATATAAGCTTGCCCATAGTACCTGTTTCACAGGGACAAGAAGTGACAGATGAATTAGGAGCAGCTACAACACCTATTACTTCGACATCTGTTTTGCCCTCATGTTCCGTCTTAACGACTTGTGCAGCTACAGCCTTTCAGACAGTGTCCTTTTCTAATGATGGGACTGTCACTTCAGGTCCAACAACATCATCAAGGGAACCGGATGTTTGTGAGTCTAATACCAGGGTTTCAGTTACCATGCCTGTTGTATCTTCATTTTTGTCCTCATCTTCACCCTCATTTCTAGCTATATCTTCATCTGATGTCAGTTTAGCATCCTCATCTAATCAGAATTTGACACAGTCAACAGACTCTCTACCGTTATTAACAGTTTCATCTGATTCATCACCAGAGTCTTCCAATGATTCCGTAGGTGTGGTACCTGTCACGTTTAGCAGTGTTGGGGATGTTCCACATTATGACTTAGTCTCAAGTACAAGTGTTATCCGGCCATTGAATGATAGCAGACCAGAGCAAATTCCAGCAGATGCAGTTGTTGATATTTCTACTTCTGGACAGTCATCAGATTCATTAACACTTACTTCATCTTCGTTACTTGATACAGATAATGCAAACCTACATGGTCTTTTTGGGAGTCCCAGTTATGGTGATGACCAACCAGAAGTTCCtcaagtagaagaagaagatgaatatgAGTCTGCTGAAAGAGACCATACCCATTCAGAAGAAATTGCACCAGAAAACTTGATGTTAGAGGACCCCAGTACAGCTTTATTAACTTCAGGACCTCTGTGCATTTCACAGACTGGAGAACCTTTGGCTGAATGTGGTGAATTGAgtagagaagaggaaagaaagcttAAAGAAGAGTTGATCTTACAGTCAGGGAAAGTTCCATCTGCTGGTGAAACTATTCCTAAAGGACAACTTCGTCGGGCTGGGCCTTATTTATTAGGCCCACGTTTAGGGTCTTCCCCTGTTAGGTCCATTGTCCAGTGCTTAGCACGACGAGAAAATACAGATGAATTCTACACTCTCAAGATTTTAACTGTTAGAGATACCAGCGAGGAGAATCAAGATGATCGACAAGGTAAGATGCTGCTTCACACTGAACATtctttactatcattattatctgGACAGCAGGGTGTCATTCAGCATCATGGTCTCTTCCAAGACTATGCTGTTGGTGTACATGAACCAAGTGAGGGACGGATGGTGGCCACAGGTAGACTTGTACGTCGTGTCTGTCTAGTGCTTGACTGTGTAACCCCTCAGGATTACTGTCCACATACTGCAGACCTAATTAACCTTCAACATTATgttattacaaaggaaaaacttAGCGAGCGTGATGCCTTAACCATATTTTACAATATTGTGTCAGTTGTCCATAGTTTGCATGAGCAAAACATCGTACATCGAGATTTAAAGCTTGGTAATCTTGTCTTGCACAGAGCAACACGAGAAGTTACCATAACTAACTTTTGCCTCGGTCAGCACCTTCCCTCAGAACAAGACCGTTTAAGAGACCAGAGGGGATCCCCTGCTTATATTTCTCCAGATGTTTTAAGTGGTAAACCTTATTTAGGTAAACCCTCTGATATGTGGGCCTTGGGTGTTGTTCTTTTCACTATGCTGTATGGTCACTTTCCCTTTTATGATGCTTTGCCTCAAGAATTATTCAGGAAAATTAAAGCTGCTCAGTATGTCCTCCCTAAAGGGGATAAACGTGTCACTGAAGGCACAAAAGACCTAATTCGTGGGTTGTTGGTTTTAGATCCTCTAGAGCGGCTTAATTGTTCTCAGGTTTTGGCAAAGTTAACAGCTATGATTACTCCGATGTGTAGTGATATGCCTTGTGATGATCAGGTTGTACCAGaattggaggaaaaaaataatacaaaatctgataaaagtcaCCATTCAAACCTGCAGTCTTCCAATAGTGGGGGCAGCAATATCATTGATCATGGTTTTGGAAATTCCATTGCAAGGACACGGAGACTAGCTGGAAGAGATGGAGACAGTCAGAGTTCAAACATAGATGTAATATTGCAGCAACTGGAAGATAGCCATAATAACAACCCAAAATCATCTACTGGCAAGGGTATTAGCACTAGTATTTGCAATTCTAGCAGCAGTGCTAATAAAAGCAATGGTGTGATTTCATGTATTGTAGGCGATGCACGGCCTTTAACCCAAGCGGAACTATCAGAACATCGTCATCTGTTACCTCATACTTCGCGAATAGCTGAATCTGTCAGCAGAAGTTCAGGACCACCACCAAGTGTAACAGTTGTTGTCAGCAGAAATAGCAATGATAGGTTTAGCTCTATTCTGTCTCTCAGGTCATCTGGTATGAGAAATTTTCCATTGAATCCACTGGGACCTCCTCCCAGCACCAGTCACTCGCAACCTTCACCAAACTTGACTATTCCCCCAGCACCATTACCTCCTCATGTGCTGTCCTCTCGCTTGTCGGTGCCAATGTCTGCGATGTCTGGATCTTCACCGCGACTTCCTCCATCACCGTCTCTGCCGTTGCCATCTCCTCTTTTGCCCTCAAGCAGCTCTGGTCTACCTTCAACCTTAAGTCGATCTCATACGGGCCTTCCAACATTTGGAGTCTTTTCCGGTATGAATCAATCCCAGTCACAGTCTCCGGCATCGGTGGTATCACACAACCCAATTCCTCCTACTGGTTCACGGAGTCGTTGGGCACCTGGTGTCCATCGTATAGTTCATAACATTTCAAGTTTGCAACATTCAGCTTCAAACAATAATGCTGAAGTTAATGATCAGAatgcaataagtcaaagaccTACTGAAAATGGACATGCAGAAAATGATAATGAGTCTGCTTCAAGTTCTTCCTCATCACTTCCAAGGAGACCTTTCCACTTGGCTCTTAGACCAGGGAGAGGTCGAGCTCAGACTGCAAAAAATATCAGGCCCTATCGCCATGTTAGACGGTAATACAGATAgttttgtacagtatttcaagTTTTGTACAGTgtttcattactgaattttatgttgtatatttaatattttttttttttttgcaattaagctcttaattttaaatatcttttacagtatttaaaatttgatttcatcatcattaatacAAGCTGTGTACCTTGATTTTAGGATTTAAATTGAGATACAGTATCAGATTGGCGAGCGCAGTAATTTTACTGTGCTTAGCATGGAATTgcagttttgtaaattaattaaataaatcatttttatttaaaactgaacTGGCAGAGCTAAGATCACCTTGTGCaagatttctatattttcttatatattttagtcTTTGCATCAAAAAGAcccattatttttgttgttggaatTGATTAGTAGACTCTTTAACCTGGCTCAGATCTTGGAACTGGTGATTATTATTCTTGTCCCTCTTGTACAGTAAAGTTACCATATAACTTTTGAATAGTGGACAAAATGGCTcagtgtaaataataattttagaaaaataactgCACTTCTAACTCACCCCAGTTTGTAAGTGTTGTAGATAGCTTTGTATTGTCATAAGAACACAATGTATCTAATACTGTATGTGAAGTTTTGTAATACCTAGTAAGCCTAGGGCACATATTTTTAAGTACTTAAAATATAGCATAGGAAGATGTGTGTTCTCATGCTGGTTTATGCATTCTGAACAGTGttggtatgtatatattgcttgtttaactttatttgtgAAGCCATTTTATTTCATGATACTTTAAAATAGCATTGCAAAAAATGGACGTTTATGCTTAATCTATTCCTGTGGGGTATGAAAAATTatgttataaaaaatcaaagatgaaaaTGCCTACTCACAATGGACCAGTTTTGAGTATGCATTAGAATAGTTGTCTTGGCTTTCAAGTAATGGCTAATAAAAGCTTGTAATGAAAACCTACATCAAATTTAGATTGTGGTCACAGGCTGTGGTCACAGGCCATGGAAGTCTTGGAAAAGTTTCATATCAAGAGAGACAAAAATGGTTTATTTCAGGTACTGTTGTAGTTTAAAATAGCTACTCTTTTCATTAAATTCTATGGAATGACATAACCAAATCTATAgaagttatttatttactgtgaaaatgtgattatgcaaaattttttattttagatataaatttaatttatgctGTAAGTATGCTTGTGTAACAATTTCTCCGATTTTCAAGGTATATCCTACTTTACTCGTATTTGTAAAAACTGCTAGAGCCTGGAATTATTGCCTTGAAAGGTAAGAGCATAGGTGCATTTTTCATGCCAGTTCTTTTCCAGGTGTCTGTTGATTGTTTTACAATGGTCTGAAAGTTTATGtgagtattttatttataactggTGTTTGGAGTGTTAAAATGCCTTGTTATGTTATTCAGTCCTTATGTGTCTGTTAGTATTCCTAAGCTGTTTCaattatttgtcagt is part of the Macrobrachium rosenbergii isolate ZJJX-2024 chromosome 9, ASM4041242v1, whole genome shotgun sequence genome and encodes:
- the LOC136841489 gene encoding uncharacterized protein, coding for MKRSIEDSPESEPPRQRPTLRHPSSASSEAQIDGDGGGETSDNSCPVSTAATTSSSSVWAAQCTSPQTTTAKTASSSLAVVTTSFITTSASSSSTVFPVASGGALEAETGNSPTSMAASVSHPGQLEKTDSSSQLEKTDSSSAATVSDISLPIVPVSQGQEVTDELGAATTPITSTSVLPSCSVLTTCAATAFQTVSFSNDGTVTSGPTTSSREPDVCESNTRVSVTMPVVSSFLSSSSPSFLAISSSDVSLASSSNQNLTQSTDSLPLLTVSSDSSPESSNDSVGVVPVTFSSVGDVPHYDLVSSTSVIRPLNDSRPEQIPADAVVDISTSGQSSDSLTLTSSSLLDTDNANLHGLFGSPSYGDDQPEVPQVEEEDEYESAERDHTHSEEIAPENLMLEDPSTALLTSGPLCISQTGEPLAECGELSREEERKLKEELILQSGKVPSAGETIPKGQLRRAGPYLLGPRLGSSPVRSIVQCLARRENTDEFYTLKILTVRDTSEENQDDRQGKMLLHTEHSLLSLLSGQQGVIQHHGLFQDYAVGVHEPSEGRMVATGRLVRRVCLVLDCVTPQDYCPHTADLINLQHYVITKEKLSERDALTIFYNIVSVVHSLHEQNIVHRDLKLGNLVLHRATREVTITNFCLGQHLPSEQDRLRDQRGSPAYISPDVLSGKPYLGKPSDMWALGVVLFTMLYGHFPFYDALPQELFRKIKAAQYVLPKGDKRVTEGTKDLIRGLLVLDPLERLNCSQVLAKLTAMITPMCSDMPCDDQVVPELEEKNNTKSDKSHHSNLQSSNSGGSNIIDHGFGNSIARTRRLAGRDGDSQSSNIDVILQQLEDSHNNNPKSSTGKGISTSICNSSSSANKSNGVISCIVGDARPLTQAELSEHRHLLPHTSRIAESVSRSSGPPPSVTVVVSRNSNDRFSSILSLRSSGMRNFPLNPLGPPPSTSHSQPSPNLTIPPAPLPPHVLSSRLSVPMSAMSGSSPRLPPSPSLPLPSPLLPSSSSGLPSTLSRSHTGLPTFGVFSGMNQSQSQSPASVVSHNPIPPTGSRSRWAPGVHRIVHNISSLQHSASNNNAEVNDQNAISQRPTENGHAENDNESASSSSSSLPRRPFHLALRPGRGRAQTAKNIRPYRHVRR